From a single Sphingosinicellaceae bacterium genomic region:
- a CDS encoding glycosyltransferase family 8 protein codes for MMTIHCAFSSDDNYFQHLAVAITSLLENNRHHEFVLHVVHGEVSETKRAMLSTQVARYPNATLHLYEFDDAPYRHFRLDSHITLASYFRLFLTEILPPEIDRVLYLDADIVVLGDVAPLWETAFDNCLIAAAPNIFSQNNERLGLPRDYCYFNAGILVVDLAGWRREGLLRRFVDYVERNHMILRWHDQDALNAVLHDRVRYVDYGWNFQARTQPTDAAALSLDASAFRRLRKQPQIVHFTTEKKPWLYAYRVPFEAEYHRYLKLTPWRSYVPPDKSFKSWTKRNFPRAPHYFWELKRRASLLRARS; via the coding sequence ATGATGACCATCCACTGTGCGTTTTCGTCCGACGACAATTACTTCCAGCATCTGGCTGTCGCGATCACCTCGCTGCTCGAGAACAATCGGCACCACGAGTTCGTGCTCCACGTCGTTCATGGCGAAGTCAGCGAAACGAAGCGCGCGATGCTCTCGACGCAGGTGGCTCGCTACCCCAATGCGACGCTGCACCTCTACGAATTCGACGACGCGCCATATCGGCATTTCCGCCTGGATTCACATATTACCCTGGCGTCGTATTTTCGGCTGTTTCTGACGGAGATCCTGCCTCCCGAAATCGACCGGGTCCTGTATCTCGATGCCGATATCGTCGTGCTCGGCGATGTCGCACCGCTTTGGGAGACCGCATTCGACAATTGCCTGATCGCTGCCGCACCGAACATCTTTTCGCAGAACAACGAACGGCTCGGATTGCCCCGCGACTATTGTTATTTCAACGCTGGTATCCTGGTCGTCGACCTGGCGGGGTGGCGGCGCGAGGGCCTGCTCCGGCGCTTCGTCGACTATGTTGAGCGCAACCACATGATCCTGCGCTGGCACGACCAGGATGCGCTCAACGCGGTGCTCCACGACCGCGTCCGGTATGTCGACTACGGCTGGAATTTTCAAGCGCGGACCCAGCCGACCGACGCGGCCGCGCTGTCGCTCGATGCGAGCGCATTTCGCCGCCTCCGCAAGCAGCCGCAAATCGTCCACTTCACGACCGAGAAGAAGCCCTGGCTATATGCCTACAGGGTGCCGTTCGAGGCGGAATACCACCGCTACCTGAAGCTGACGCCCTGGCGGTCGTACGTTCCGCCCGACAAGTCGTTCAAGAGCTGGACCAAACGTAACTTCCCGCGCGCGCCGCACTATTTCTGGGAGTTGAAGCGGCGCGCTTCACTCCTGCGCGCGCGATCCTGA
- a CDS encoding polysaccharide pyruvyl transferase family protein yields MTVLDTSVPSNNLGDEIIMDAVYDVVHEVLPNAYINRVGTHDYLGEYSRKLIAASDFSIFGGTNMLDPDMLSKGALWKLRLSDVGKISPVVLLGVGWRRYGEAASWSSRRLLNSVLSTDFVHSVRDSYTLDRLAGIKPKASNTACMTMWRLDAAATAKLPRTKATRVVTTLTFYSKDEAADRRMLELLKGNYATVAIWSQQAPDLAYLESLGVPGIEVIPPTLRAYNSYLDNEDIDFIGTRLHGGVRAMQKGHRALIIGIDNRATEIARDTGLPVVPRGSDEAISAWIHAGCATTITLPTEAIAQWKAQF; encoded by the coding sequence TTGACGGTTTTGGACACCAGCGTCCCGAGCAACAACCTCGGCGACGAGATCATCATGGACGCGGTCTATGACGTCGTCCACGAGGTGCTGCCCAACGCCTATATCAACCGTGTCGGCACCCATGATTATCTCGGCGAATATAGCCGCAAGCTGATCGCGGCGAGCGATTTTTCGATCTTCGGCGGCACCAACATGCTTGATCCGGATATGCTGTCGAAGGGCGCGCTGTGGAAGCTCCGCCTGTCGGATGTCGGCAAGATCAGCCCGGTGGTCCTGCTCGGCGTCGGCTGGCGACGCTACGGCGAGGCCGCGAGCTGGTCATCGCGTCGATTGCTCAATTCGGTTCTCAGCACCGACTTCGTCCATTCGGTCCGCGACAGCTACACGCTGGATCGCCTCGCCGGCATCAAGCCGAAGGCTAGCAACACCGCTTGCATGACGATGTGGCGCCTCGATGCAGCAGCCACCGCGAAGCTGCCGCGTACCAAGGCGACGCGGGTGGTGACGACGCTGACCTTCTACAGCAAAGACGAAGCCGCGGACCGGCGCATGCTCGAACTGCTCAAGGGGAATTACGCGACGGTCGCGATCTGGTCGCAGCAGGCTCCCGACCTGGCGTACCTCGAAAGCCTGGGCGTCCCGGGTATCGAGGTCATCCCGCCGACACTGCGCGCCTATAATTCTTATCTCGACAACGAGGACATCGACTTCATCGGCACCCGCCTCCACGGCGGCGTCCGGGCGATGCAGAAAGGGCACCGCGCGCTGATCATCGGCATCGACAACCGCGCCACCGAGATCGCCCGCGACACCGGCCTTCCGGTCGTCCCGCGCGGTAGCGACGAGGCGATCTCCGCGTGGATACACGCCGGTTGCGCGACCACGATCACCCTGCCGACAGAGGCGATCGCGCAGTGGAAAGCACAGTTCTGA
- a CDS encoding alpha/beta hydrolase has product MAMSLSRRWLLTAATLVPAAFRPAGALARSPATQPLTREPVRPGAPPQDVWDVWPGRPPGGERVPAWSSPTPPPRPVLAGDLHGYARPVLAVWRPQHASGGSLLILPGGGYHFVSWDNEGTSIAQRLLPTGITVYVLAYRLPGDRLGWANEADAPLADAQRAMRLIRDDAATHGRDPADVGVLGFSAGGHLAGRLLTEFGRPAYAPIDAGDRHSARPAYAGLLYPVITLKPPYTHTGSRRALVGEGNGHEALANALSVETNIRPGICPTFVAQALDDDVVDPQNALIALAALRTAQVPCELHLFQEGKHGFGVTLPSSVPAAAWPELFLAWARRIGGFGGEVPLR; this is encoded by the coding sequence ATCGCCATGTCCCTTTCCCGCCGCTGGCTGCTGACAGCCGCCACGCTCGTGCCCGCGGCCTTCCGGCCGGCCGGCGCGTTGGCTCGCTCGCCCGCGACGCAACCGCTGACGCGCGAGCCGGTGCGACCCGGAGCTCCGCCGCAGGACGTATGGGATGTGTGGCCGGGCCGCCCGCCCGGGGGCGAGCGGGTCCCGGCTTGGAGTAGTCCCACGCCGCCGCCACGTCCGGTTCTCGCCGGTGACCTGCACGGCTATGCGCGTCCAGTGCTCGCCGTCTGGCGACCCCAGCATGCCAGCGGCGGTTCGCTGCTGATTCTGCCTGGGGGCGGTTATCATTTCGTCTCGTGGGACAATGAGGGCACCAGCATCGCCCAGCGGCTGCTCCCGACCGGCATCACGGTTTATGTCCTCGCCTACCGGCTGCCGGGTGACCGGCTTGGGTGGGCCAACGAGGCGGATGCTCCCTTGGCGGACGCGCAGCGCGCGATGCGCCTGATCCGTGACGACGCAGCAACGCACGGTCGTGATCCGGCGGATGTCGGGGTGCTCGGGTTCTCGGCCGGCGGTCACTTGGCGGGGCGTTTGCTGACCGAGTTCGGCCGGCCAGCCTACGCTCCGATCGACGCCGGCGACAGGCACTCGGCGCGACCGGCGTACGCGGGCCTGCTCTATCCGGTGATCACGCTCAAGCCACCCTACACGCACACCGGTTCGCGGCGCGCTCTGGTTGGAGAAGGCAACGGCCACGAGGCGCTCGCGAACGCCCTTTCGGTCGAGACCAACATCCGCCCCGGCATCTGTCCGACCTTCGTCGCACAGGCGCTCGATGATGATGTCGTCGATCCCCAGAACGCGCTGATCGCGCTGGCCGCGCTGCGCACTGCCCAGGTACCGTGCGAGCTGCACCTGTTCCAGGAAGGCAAGCACGGCTTCGGCGTGACCCTGCCGTCCTCCGTCCCCGCCGCCGCATGGCCCGAGCTTTTCTTAGCGTGGGCGCGGCGCATCGGCGGATTTGGCGGCGAGGTGCCGCTACGCTAG
- a CDS encoding cupin domain-containing protein: MHLNHFDVGVFLRDYWQKQPLLIRSPWASWSNPLEPNELAGLACEDGIESRLIVQKRDTWKVEHGPFPGSRFAKPGKKPWTLLVQAVDHIVPDVAALIEPFRFIPNWRIDDVMVSYATDKGGVGPHFDQYDVFLIQGLGKRRWQVGGLCDHATELLPHDDLRLLAKFEPTDEWILEPGDILYVPPRIAHNGVAVGDDCMTYSIGFRAPSRSELTAHWCDHLLEAMQEDDRYVDAGLAAQDNPGEISLEAIARLHAMVTEKMLDRDAFARWFGEYSSTPKNPDADFEPEPPIRAGKLRQQIADGSTLRRSPASRFSFIRQDANSLILFVDGESFSCAEESAAFAELLCARDRVPIAPALLESSSAIALIASLLDQGSVTFDPEA; encoded by the coding sequence ATGCACCTCAACCATTTCGATGTCGGCGTATTCCTGCGCGACTACTGGCAGAAGCAGCCGCTGCTGATCCGGAGTCCGTGGGCGTCCTGGAGCAACCCGCTCGAGCCGAATGAACTGGCAGGTCTCGCCTGTGAGGACGGCATTGAATCCCGCCTGATCGTGCAGAAGCGCGACACCTGGAAAGTCGAGCACGGTCCTTTCCCGGGATCGCGTTTCGCCAAGCCCGGCAAGAAGCCGTGGACGCTGCTCGTGCAGGCGGTCGACCATATCGTGCCGGACGTCGCCGCACTCATCGAGCCGTTCCGATTTATCCCGAACTGGCGCATCGACGACGTCATGGTCAGCTACGCGACCGACAAGGGTGGCGTCGGTCCGCACTTCGACCAGTACGACGTCTTCCTGATCCAGGGACTGGGCAAGCGCCGCTGGCAAGTCGGCGGCCTGTGCGATCACGCGACCGAACTGTTGCCGCACGACGATCTGCGGCTGCTCGCGAAATTCGAACCCACCGACGAGTGGATTCTCGAGCCCGGCGACATCCTCTATGTGCCGCCCCGCATTGCCCACAACGGTGTCGCGGTCGGCGACGACTGCATGACCTACTCGATCGGTTTTCGAGCGCCGTCGCGGAGCGAACTGACGGCGCACTGGTGCGATCACCTGCTCGAGGCGATGCAGGAAGACGACCGCTACGTCGATGCGGGTTTGGCGGCGCAGGACAATCCGGGCGAGATCTCTTTGGAAGCGATCGCCCGGCTGCATGCGATGGTCACCGAGAAAATGCTCGACCGCGACGCGTTCGCGCGCTGGTTCGGCGAATACAGCAGCACGCCGAAAAACCCCGATGCCGATTTTGAACCCGAGCCGCCCATTCGCGCCGGCAAGCTCCGCCAGCAGATCGCCGACGGCAGTACGCTGCGCCGCAGCCCGGCAAGCCGCTTTTCGTTCATTCGGCAAGACGCGAACTCACTAATCCTGTTCGTCGATGGCGAAAGCTTCTCATGCGCCGAGGAGAGCGCGGCGTTTGCCGAATTACTCTGTGCCCGCGACCGCGTGCCGATCGCCCCGGCATTGCTGGAATCATCCTCGGCGATCGCCTTGATCGCAAGCCTCCTCGATCAAGGCAGCGTCACCTTCGACCCTGAAGCCTGA
- a CDS encoding pseudouridine synthase, with the protein MPRLILFNKPYGVLPQFTDRGAVSARPTLSSFIEVPGVYPAGRLDLDSEGLLLLTDDGRLQARIADPRFKMAKSYLVQVEGEPEEASLAALRRGVVLKDGPTRPAEAERIAAPELWPRDPPVRFRKTVPDCWLRLTIREGRNRQVRRMTAAIGHPTLRLVRWSVGDWTIEGIRPGEWRELPVAQASGSKVTLP; encoded by the coding sequence ATGCCGCGACTGATCCTGTTCAACAAGCCGTACGGCGTTCTGCCGCAATTCACCGATCGCGGCGCGGTTTCGGCCCGGCCAACGCTGTCGAGCTTCATCGAGGTGCCAGGCGTCTACCCCGCGGGGCGTCTCGACCTCGATAGCGAGGGGCTGCTCCTGCTCACCGACGACGGCAGGCTGCAGGCGCGGATCGCCGACCCCAGGTTCAAGATGGCGAAGTCGTATCTGGTCCAGGTCGAGGGTGAGCCTGAGGAGGCGAGCCTCGCGGCGCTGCGTCGGGGTGTCGTGCTGAAGGACGGCCCGACCCGTCCGGCTGAGGCAGAGCGCATTGCGGCGCCGGAGCTCTGGCCGCGCGACCCACCGGTGCGTTTTCGCAAGACCGTGCCCGACTGCTGGCTCAGGCTGACGATCCGCGAGGGACGGAACCGGCAGGTGCGCCGGATGACGGCAGCGATCGGTCATCCAACGCTCAGGCTGGTGCGGTGGAGCGTCGGCGACTGGACGATCGAAGGGATTCGCCCCGGGGAGTGGCGGGAACTGCCGGTCGCTCAGGCTTCAGGGTCGAAGGTGACGCTGCCTTGA
- a CDS encoding cobalamin-independent methionine synthase II family protein: MTAGRFLTTHVGSLPRADDLIAMIFAKEEGATVDAAALAARVELAVGDVVDAQARAGLDVVNDGEQSKPSYATYIKDRLHGFSGEGNSYVFQDVEDFPGVKQRIFGDAGRKHRKTPACNAPITVKDMDAVHVDAANLGDALSRHPGTLGFMSAASPGVTALFFANAYYASDEDYLFALAEGLRHEYEAIVAAGLTLQVDCPDLAMGRHTQFRDLDLSAFRDRIALNVAALNHATRNIAPERMRMHLCWGNYPGPHHCDVPLRDILDLVWTARPHAIQFEAANPRHAHEFALFEEVGLPDGKVLIPGVVECQSGYIEHPELIAQRIGRYAHLVGRDRVMAGVDCGFSIHAGSGGVDPDVVWAKMGVLAEGAAIASRRFWP, from the coding sequence GTGACCGCCGGGCGCTTCCTCACCACCCACGTCGGCAGCCTGCCGCGCGCCGACGACCTGATCGCAATGATCTTCGCCAAGGAGGAGGGCGCCACGGTCGATGCCGCGGCGCTGGCGGCGCGGGTCGAGCTTGCCGTCGGCGATGTCGTCGATGCGCAGGCCCGCGCCGGCCTCGATGTCGTCAACGACGGCGAGCAGTCGAAGCCGAGCTATGCGACCTACATCAAGGACCGCCTCCACGGCTTCAGCGGCGAGGGCAACTCCTACGTCTTCCAGGACGTCGAGGACTTCCCCGGGGTCAAGCAGCGCATCTTCGGCGATGCCGGGCGCAAGCACCGCAAGACGCCGGCGTGCAACGCGCCGATCACCGTTAAGGACATGGACGCGGTCCACGTCGACGCCGCCAACCTCGGCGATGCACTGAGCCGCCATCCGGGCACCCTAGGTTTCATGTCCGCGGCCTCGCCGGGGGTGACGGCGCTGTTCTTCGCCAACGCCTATTACGCCAGCGACGAGGACTATCTGTTCGCGCTCGCCGAGGGACTGCGTCACGAGTACGAGGCAATCGTCGCCGCCGGCCTGACCCTCCAGGTCGATTGCCCCGACCTCGCGATGGGCCGCCACACCCAGTTCCGCGACCTCGACCTGAGCGCCTTCCGCGACCGCATCGCGCTCAACGTCGCGGCGCTCAACCATGCCACCCGCAACATCGCGCCGGAGCGCATGCGGATGCACCTGTGCTGGGGTAACTACCCGGGGCCACACCACTGCGACGTGCCGCTGCGCGATATCCTCGACCTGGTCTGGACGGCGCGCCCGCATGCAATCCAGTTCGAGGCCGCCAACCCGCGTCACGCCCACGAATTCGCGCTGTTCGAGGAGGTCGGCCTGCCGGACGGCAAGGTGCTCATCCCCGGCGTCGTCGAGTGCCAGTCGGGCTATATCGAGCATCCGGAGTTGATCGCCCAGCGCATCGGACGCTATGCGCACCTGGTCGGGCGCGACCGTGTCATGGCGGGCGTCGACTGCGGCTTCTCGATCCACGCCGGCTCGGGCGGTGTCGATCCGGACGTAGTCTGGGCCAAGATGGGAGTGCTGGCGGAGGGCGCGGCGATAGCGTCGCGGCGCTTCTGGCCGTAG